In Archangium violaceum, the following are encoded in one genomic region:
- a CDS encoding M28 family metallopeptidase, producing MRVSLGALVLVVCLLRAEVSRAQDSGPIDPARVSRIIQTLASDEFAGRAPGGPGEAKTVEYLIGQFKEVGLEPGGENGGWTQKVPLVHFQVRNADARLSLRAGGKTTPLRQGQEAIVTTLRPMERVKIDKAPLVFVGYGVSAAERGWDDFKGVKLRGKIAVFLINDPDFEAQEGEPVLGRFGGRAATYYARWTYKFEEAARQGALGALIIHETPGAGYGWSTLQSGTGESYDIVRANPAKEKVLLQGWLQRDVAADLFARSGLSLDTLKLEARKAGFKPVALKGASFSADYALTHTRADSHNVIGRLLGKERPDESIMYAAHWDAYGIGPADASGDRIRRGAVDDAIGLAGLIEIARAFQAGPRPARSLLFAAWTAEEPGLLGSEYYGAHPLQPLDTMVANLTMDVLQTAGPARDVVLVGHGQNELEDALAQAAAKQGRTVTPDAKPERGLFYRADHFSLARRGVPVLLLMGLGGGADLVNGGREAGERWVADYTARCYHKACDAWSADWDLRGAAQDMQLLHEVGRDLANSNRWPNWKPGSEFKAVRDRSAAARK from the coding sequence ATGCGCGTTTCCCTGGGTGCCCTGGTCCTCGTGGTCTGCCTGCTGCGCGCGGAGGTGAGCCGTGCGCAGGACTCGGGGCCGATCGACCCGGCCCGGGTCTCACGCATCATCCAGACGCTCGCTTCCGACGAGTTCGCCGGTCGCGCGCCGGGCGGGCCCGGTGAGGCCAAGACCGTCGAGTACCTCATCGGTCAGTTCAAGGAGGTGGGTCTGGAGCCCGGAGGTGAGAACGGCGGCTGGACGCAGAAGGTGCCCCTGGTCCACTTCCAGGTGCGCAACGCCGACGCCAGGCTGAGCCTGCGTGCCGGGGGCAAGACGACCCCGCTGCGCCAGGGCCAGGAGGCCATCGTCACCACCCTGCGCCCCATGGAGCGCGTGAAGATCGACAAGGCCCCGCTGGTGTTCGTCGGCTATGGGGTCTCGGCGGCCGAGCGGGGATGGGACGACTTCAAGGGCGTGAAGCTGCGCGGGAAGATCGCCGTCTTCCTGATCAATGATCCGGACTTCGAGGCCCAGGAGGGTGAGCCCGTCCTCGGTCGATTCGGCGGCCGGGCGGCGACCTACTACGCCCGCTGGACCTACAAGTTCGAGGAGGCGGCGCGACAGGGGGCGCTCGGAGCGCTGATCATCCACGAGACGCCGGGGGCGGGCTATGGCTGGTCCACGCTCCAGTCCGGCACGGGCGAGAGCTACGACATCGTCCGGGCCAACCCCGCCAAGGAGAAGGTGCTGCTGCAGGGCTGGCTCCAGCGCGACGTCGCCGCCGACCTGTTCGCCCGCTCGGGCCTGTCGCTCGACACGCTGAAGCTCGAGGCGCGCAAGGCGGGCTTCAAACCGGTGGCGCTCAAGGGTGCCAGCTTCAGCGCGGACTACGCCCTGACCCATACGCGCGCCGACAGCCACAACGTGATTGGCCGCCTGCTTGGGAAGGAACGTCCGGACGAGTCCATCATGTACGCGGCCCACTGGGATGCCTACGGAATCGGTCCAGCAGATGCCTCGGGCGACAGGATCCGCCGCGGCGCCGTGGATGACGCCATCGGCCTGGCCGGACTGATCGAGATCGCTCGCGCGTTCCAGGCAGGGCCCCGGCCCGCGCGCTCGCTCCTCTTCGCCGCCTGGACCGCCGAGGAGCCGGGCCTGCTGGGCTCGGAGTACTACGGCGCGCATCCGCTCCAACCCCTGGACACCATGGTGGCCAACCTGACCATGGATGTGTTGCAGACCGCCGGGCCCGCCCGCGACGTCGTGCTGGTCGGCCATGGACAGAACGAGCTCGAGGACGCGCTCGCCCAGGCCGCCGCGAAGCAGGGGCGCACGGTGACGCCGGATGCGAAACCCGAGCGGGGCCTGTTCTACCGCGCCGACCACTTCTCCCTGGCCCGGCGCGGCGTGCCCGTGCTGCTGCTGATGGGGCTGGGCGGTGGCGCGGATCTGGTGAACGGGGGCAGGGAGGCCGGTGAGCGCTGGGTCGCGGACTACACCGCGCGCTGCTACCACAAGGCCTGCGACGCGTGGAGCGCCGACTGGGATCTGCGCGGCGCCGCCCAGGACATGCAGTTGCTCCATGAGGTGGGCCGCGACCTGGCGAACTCGAATCGCTGGCCGAACTGGAAGCCGGGTTCGGAGTTCAAGGCCGTGCGCGACCGGTCGGCCGCCGCGCGCAAATGA
- a CDS encoding sensor histidine kinase, whose product MPRVADFIEKNREQLIERFLREASKLESARGLKPYEVLDTLPEYLSTLTALSRQGHRLEPEKTKKRLEETHISLRLRHGYNQEEVTGEYVLIGRLIASLWENLPREEQPSTEDTALLFAELQDAMNQVVATFSGDTLEDRQREKRTLRRLDALASELMGDVENPQPLHERLGALVEVVRQALHAKGAALLLTDPSGKKLLPATSTGAWSTGADTGPVPVDSASFVARVAASDEPVELADAASANLEVAEAVRHSGVHSLLGLRLWPHGKLLGVLYIGIAELRPFAPQARRYLETLVEYLSGIIEKTLLLQRFRQANEQLRQSETRYRLATEAISDAVWEWNLLTNELSWNQGVEKLFGHPREQLGGHISGWYDHIHPEERDRVVHGIHAAIDGEAERWRDEYRFRHRDGHYVNVTDHGLIERDAGGRAVRMVGVMQDITESKAASEALRSSEDRLRLALRAAELGTWDMDPVTGVLRWDERCKALFGLPPEADVTYDSFLSGIHPEDRAHTAAVVQRALSGENGGEYDTEFRSAVPHNGVERWVRATGRAFFEGGRAVRFIGTVHDVSDKKRQEAERRTRAEFEEQLIGIVSHDLRNPLNAINLSVAALLRNEDLSERQAKGIARIAAAAERATRLIRDLLDFTRARLGGGIPIERRPFDLHHLTRQTVDEVRFAHPEREVEVVQSGQGRGEWDGDRLAQVVTNLLNNALTYSPPETLVRVETRGEDDTFLLRVHNEGKPIPPELLPRLFNPMMRGTKKGDTSSRNIGLGLYIVNNIVHAHGGMVEVCSTEAEGTTFTVRLPRGAASAAKSRSTG is encoded by the coding sequence ATGCCCAGGGTCGCTGACTTCATCGAGAAGAACCGCGAGCAGCTCATCGAGCGCTTCTTGCGGGAGGCAAGCAAGCTGGAGTCGGCCCGGGGGCTCAAGCCCTACGAGGTCCTCGACACCCTGCCCGAGTATCTCTCGACGCTGACGGCCCTCTCCCGCCAGGGACACCGGCTCGAGCCGGAGAAGACGAAGAAGCGCCTGGAGGAGACGCACATCAGCCTGCGCCTGCGGCATGGCTACAACCAGGAGGAGGTCACGGGAGAGTACGTCCTCATCGGCCGGCTCATCGCCTCTCTGTGGGAGAACCTTCCACGAGAGGAGCAGCCCTCCACGGAGGACACGGCGCTCCTCTTCGCGGAGCTCCAGGACGCGATGAACCAGGTGGTCGCCACGTTCAGCGGCGACACCCTGGAGGATCGGCAGCGCGAGAAGCGCACCCTGCGCCGCCTCGACGCACTCGCGTCCGAGCTCATGGGGGATGTCGAGAACCCCCAACCCCTCCACGAGCGGCTCGGGGCCCTGGTGGAGGTGGTGCGACAGGCCCTGCACGCGAAAGGAGCCGCGCTCCTGCTCACGGACCCGAGCGGGAAGAAGCTCCTCCCCGCCACATCCACCGGAGCGTGGAGCACCGGGGCCGACACCGGACCCGTCCCGGTGGACTCCGCCTCCTTCGTGGCCCGGGTGGCCGCCTCCGACGAACCCGTGGAGCTGGCGGACGCGGCGAGCGCCAACCTCGAGGTGGCCGAGGCCGTGCGCCACAGCGGCGTGCACTCCCTTCTGGGCCTGCGGCTATGGCCACACGGCAAGCTCCTCGGGGTGCTCTACATCGGCATCGCGGAGCTCCGCCCCTTCGCGCCCCAGGCGAGGCGCTACCTCGAGACGCTGGTGGAGTACCTCTCCGGCATCATCGAGAAGACCCTCCTGCTCCAACGCTTCCGCCAGGCCAACGAGCAGCTGCGCCAGTCCGAGACGCGCTACCGGCTGGCGACCGAGGCCATCAGCGATGCCGTCTGGGAGTGGAACCTCCTGACGAATGAGCTCTCCTGGAACCAGGGGGTCGAGAAGCTCTTCGGACACCCCCGGGAGCAGCTCGGCGGGCACATCTCCGGCTGGTACGACCACATCCACCCCGAGGAGCGGGACCGCGTCGTCCACGGCATCCACGCGGCCATCGACGGCGAGGCGGAGCGCTGGCGGGACGAGTACCGCTTCCGCCACCGGGACGGGCATTACGTCAACGTCACCGACCACGGCCTCATCGAGCGGGACGCTGGCGGCAGGGCCGTACGGATGGTGGGGGTGATGCAGGACATCACCGAGAGCAAGGCGGCGAGCGAGGCGCTGCGGTCGAGCGAGGACCGGCTGCGGCTGGCGTTGCGAGCGGCGGAGCTGGGCACCTGGGACATGGACCCCGTGACGGGCGTGCTGCGCTGGGACGAGCGGTGCAAGGCCCTCTTCGGCCTGCCGCCCGAGGCGGACGTGACGTACGACTCCTTTCTCTCGGGAATCCATCCGGAGGATCGCGCGCACACGGCCGCGGTGGTCCAGCGGGCGCTCTCCGGTGAGAACGGGGGTGAGTACGACACCGAGTTCCGCTCGGCGGTGCCACACAATGGAGTGGAACGCTGGGTACGCGCGACGGGCCGGGCCTTCTTCGAGGGGGGCCGGGCCGTGCGCTTCATCGGCACCGTCCACGATGTCTCCGACAAGAAACGTCAGGAGGCGGAGAGGCGGACGCGGGCGGAGTTCGAGGAGCAGCTCATCGGCATCGTCTCGCATGATCTGCGCAATCCCCTCAATGCCATCAACCTGTCCGTGGCGGCGCTGCTACGGAATGAAGACCTGAGCGAGCGCCAGGCGAAGGGCATCGCACGCATCGCGGCGGCGGCCGAGCGCGCGACCCGGTTGATTCGAGACCTGCTCGACTTCACCCGGGCCCGGCTCGGTGGGGGCATCCCCATCGAGCGCAGGCCGTTCGATCTCCACCACCTCACCCGGCAGACGGTGGACGAGGTGCGGTTCGCGCACCCCGAGCGGGAGGTGGAGGTGGTGCAGAGCGGTCAGGGCCGGGGCGAGTGGGACGGAGACCGGCTGGCGCAGGTGGTCACCAACCTGCTGAACAACGCACTGACCTACAGCCCCCCGGAGACGCTCGTGCGCGTCGAGACGCGCGGTGAGGATGACACCTTCCTGCTTCGCGTCCACAACGAGGGCAAGCCCATCCCCCCCGAGCTCCTCCCTCGCCTGTTCAACCCCATGATGCGCGGCACGAAGAAGGGGGACACGTCGAGCCGGAACATCGGGCTGGGCCTCTACATCGTGAACAACATCGTGCACGCGCACGGCGGCATGGTGGAGGTGTGCTCCACCGAGGCCGAGGGGACGACCTTCACCGTCCGGCTCCCCCGCGGAGCCGCATCCGCCGCGAAGAGCAGATCCACCGGCTGA
- a CDS encoding type II toxin-antitoxin system RelE family toxin translates to MRNFNPQRQPYTVDIAPAAWRQLGAVPGELFQRIRRELDALAALSTQRPPPGLETLMRSSLPVLSFFVERFVVLYEIDDDRQVVTLLEVSQRLPLDAEPGEEDPSFREE, encoded by the coding sequence ATGCGCAACTTCAACCCTCAAAGACAGCCGTACACCGTGGACATCGCGCCTGCGGCATGGCGTCAGCTGGGCGCGGTCCCGGGGGAGCTCTTCCAGCGCATCCGGCGCGAGCTGGACGCCCTCGCCGCCCTGTCCACACAGCGCCCCCCACCGGGACTGGAGACGTTGATGCGCTCCAGCCTCCCCGTCCTGTCGTTCTTCGTCGAGCGCTTCGTGGTCCTCTACGAGATCGACGATGACCGCCAGGTCGTCACCCTCCTGGAAGTCTCCCAGCGGCTGCCCCTCGATGCCGAGCCGGGAGAAGAAGACCCGAGCTTCCGGGAGGAGTGA
- a CDS encoding PAS domain-containing protein, whose translation MVKHDRVEGEQGMGGLGDFIRRHGSHILAHWEVEVRQLPYTRDLSRPRLLDHLPELLERMARVVESAQTGEHPTLEAVPEVHALERLDSGFDLDAVAEEYALLRACVLQLYGDHVASAGAEHMALAMREMLRFNRTFDEAVAAAVSRYAKARERTLVALDRISEAALGTEDLDTFLPRLLRVMLETTEAVDSVSLMLREGELLRVRASVGLEEEVTSGFTSRVGEGFCGKIAAEGRPVELRSAATDPLVRSEAIRVRGTRALYGVPLLYGGEVIGVVHMGSRTAFEFSHEDKLLFRAMVSRTTALVVQTQLAASERAARQEAEEHKQLLRLIIEQSGDAITMVDARGVVRIFNAEARRRQGIDLKEVGPSEWSEAYGLLTLDERPLPLEESFLYRALQGETVSDVRWKVRRPDGAVRTFVGTAAPLRLPDGSLAGAVLTARDETERLLREAQVDALVEAAPAGLALLDTELRYVHINEALATANGLPVEDHLGKRVSEVVPASASMLEPRLRQVLETGEAARGNEFSVAPANDPGVLHHWVADFFPVRGQDGRVLGVGGVILDITERERQEQKLRQTAEFRERFLGIVSHDLRNPLNAILLSANALLHADDLPANRLKTVRRIAASGERMGRMIAELLDFTRGRLGGGIPIHRQPMNLRHQCRHVMEELEISHPGRELRLVAEGHFHGMWDPDRLAQLLGNLGKNALDYSPPDTRVDFRLHDEGDSVRVEVHNEGSPIPCELLSGIFEPFRRAVEGDGHPTSGLGLGLFIVQRIAEAHGGTVEVRSHVGDGTTFIVRLPRYAGGSEAPGEAVSGSAPG comes from the coding sequence ATGGTCAAGCACGACAGAGTCGAAGGGGAGCAGGGGATGGGGGGCCTGGGGGACTTCATCCGGCGGCACGGTTCCCACATCCTGGCCCACTGGGAGGTGGAGGTACGCCAGCTGCCCTATACGAGGGATCTCTCGCGGCCCCGGCTGCTGGATCATCTCCCGGAGCTGTTGGAGCGGATGGCCCGCGTGGTGGAGAGCGCCCAGACAGGCGAGCACCCGACGCTCGAGGCGGTGCCGGAGGTGCATGCGCTGGAGCGGTTGGACTCGGGCTTCGACCTGGACGCGGTGGCCGAGGAGTACGCCCTGCTTCGCGCATGCGTCCTCCAACTCTACGGAGATCATGTGGCCTCGGCCGGCGCGGAGCACATGGCCCTGGCGATGCGGGAGATGTTGCGCTTCAACCGGACGTTCGACGAGGCCGTGGCCGCCGCCGTCTCCCGCTATGCGAAGGCCCGCGAGCGTACCCTGGTGGCGCTCGACCGCATCTCCGAGGCGGCGCTCGGCACGGAGGACCTGGACACCTTCCTGCCCAGGCTGTTGCGCGTCATGTTGGAGACCACCGAGGCGGTGGACTCCGTCAGCCTGATGTTGCGCGAGGGAGAACTCCTCCGGGTGCGCGCCTCGGTGGGGCTGGAGGAAGAGGTGACCTCCGGCTTCACCTCGCGGGTGGGCGAGGGGTTCTGCGGGAAGATCGCCGCCGAGGGGCGTCCGGTGGAACTGCGCTCGGCGGCGACGGATCCCCTGGTGCGGAGCGAGGCCATCCGGGTCCGGGGCACCCGCGCCCTCTATGGGGTGCCGCTGCTGTACGGCGGCGAGGTCATCGGCGTGGTGCACATGGGCAGCCGCACGGCCTTCGAGTTCTCCCACGAGGACAAGCTCCTCTTCCGGGCCATGGTGAGCCGGACCACCGCGCTCGTCGTGCAGACGCAGCTGGCCGCGAGCGAACGCGCCGCGCGCCAGGAGGCGGAGGAGCACAAGCAGTTGCTGCGCCTCATCATCGAGCAGAGCGGTGACGCCATCACCATGGTGGACGCGCGGGGCGTGGTGCGCATCTTCAACGCCGAGGCCAGGAGGCGGCAGGGCATCGACCTGAAGGAGGTGGGCCCCTCCGAGTGGTCCGAGGCCTACGGGCTGCTCACCCTGGACGAGCGCCCCCTACCGCTGGAGGAGTCGTTCCTCTACCGGGCGCTCCAGGGAGAGACGGTGAGCGATGTCCGGTGGAAGGTGCGGCGCCCGGATGGCGCGGTGCGGACCTTCGTGGGCACGGCCGCGCCGCTGCGCCTGCCGGATGGCTCCCTGGCCGGGGCCGTGCTCACCGCCCGCGACGAGACGGAGCGGCTCCTGCGGGAGGCGCAGGTGGATGCCCTGGTGGAGGCGGCTCCCGCGGGCCTGGCCCTGCTCGACACGGAGCTGCGCTACGTGCACATCAACGAGGCGCTGGCCACCGCCAACGGCCTGCCCGTGGAGGACCACCTGGGCAAGCGGGTGTCCGAGGTGGTCCCCGCCAGCGCGTCGATGCTCGAGCCCCGCTTGCGGCAGGTGCTGGAGACGGGCGAGGCGGCCCGGGGGAACGAGTTCAGCGTGGCCCCCGCGAATGACCCGGGTGTCCTCCACCACTGGGTGGCGGACTTCTTCCCGGTGCGCGGGCAGGACGGGCGGGTGCTCGGGGTGGGCGGCGTCATCCTGGACATCACCGAGCGCGAGCGCCAGGAGCAGAAGCTGCGCCAGACGGCGGAGTTCCGCGAGCGCTTCCTGGGCATCGTCTCGCACGACCTGCGCAACCCACTCAACGCCATCCTCCTGTCCGCCAACGCGCTGCTGCACGCCGATGACCTTCCCGCCAACCGGCTGAAGACCGTGCGCCGCATCGCCGCGAGTGGCGAGCGCATGGGGCGGATGATCGCCGAGCTGCTCGACTTCACGCGCGGGCGGCTGGGGGGTGGCATCCCCATCCATCGCCAGCCGATGAACCTGCGGCACCAGTGCCGTCACGTGATGGAGGAGCTGGAGATCAGCCATCCCGGGCGGGAGCTGCGGCTGGTGGCGGAGGGCCACTTCCACGGGATGTGGGATCCGGACCGGCTGGCGCAGCTCCTGGGCAACCTGGGGAAGAACGCGCTGGACTACAGCCCTCCGGACACGCGCGTGGACTTCAGGCTCCACGACGAGGGCGACAGCGTGCGCGTGGAGGTGCACAACGAGGGCTCTCCCATCCCGTGCGAGCTGCTGTCGGGCATCTTCGAGCCCTTCCGGAGAGCCGTGGAGGGGGATGGCCACCCGACCTCGGGCCTGGGGCTGGGCCTCTTCATCGTCCAGCGGATCGCCGAGGCCCATGGTGGCACCGTCGAGGTGCGCTCCCACGTGGGGGACGGGACGACCTTCATCGTCCGATTGCCCCGGTACGCAGGGGGCTCGGAGGCCCCTGGCGAAGCGGTCAGCGGCAGTGCTCCTGGATGA
- a CDS encoding response regulator, with the protein MTEPPSSRPILVVDDDPDIREAVREVLEFDGHQVVLKANGREALDALPHLPEPCLVLLDMMMPVMDGAAFLQHFRRIPAYNTIPVILCTASIHAPPPGAQGLLGKPFELDALLALIQEHCR; encoded by the coding sequence ATGACCGAGCCCCCGAGCTCCAGGCCCATCCTGGTCGTCGACGATGACCCCGACATCCGCGAAGCCGTCCGAGAGGTCCTGGAGTTCGATGGCCACCAAGTCGTCCTCAAGGCGAACGGACGCGAGGCGCTGGATGCCCTCCCCCATCTGCCGGAGCCCTGCCTCGTACTGCTGGACATGATGATGCCGGTGATGGACGGCGCCGCGTTCCTGCAGCACTTCCGGCGGATTCCCGCCTACAACACCATCCCCGTCATCCTCTGCACGGCGAGCATCCACGCCCCCCCGCCCGGAGCGCAGGGGCTTCTCGGCAAGCCTTTCGAGCTGGATGCCCTGCTGGCCCTCATCCAGGAGCACTGCCGCTGA
- a CDS encoding YsnF/AvaK domain-containing protein: MFQRSQLKEGMTVRSFDGEKLGRVFALSDDAFHIEKGLFFPKDYLVRYADISDIRDGEIILLHGRESLRRLSGDEKYSTTSGLGADTTAGMSTGATSGLGLGATDTGLRADASTTRTERSWEGGGTDEVAIPVHKEQLDVTKREVQAGEVRIHKEVVEEVKTVDVPVRRERVRVERRDVTPDRPAMNASFQDETVVVPVRAEEVDIHKRPVVDEEVVIHKDAIEEERRVAEPLRHEEVDVRTSGETEDSRKLNLGPDDDPLLRRR; encoded by the coding sequence ATGTTCCAGCGCAGTCAGTTGAAGGAAGGCATGACGGTCCGCAGCTTCGACGGCGAGAAACTCGGCAGGGTGTTCGCCTTGAGCGATGACGCGTTCCACATCGAAAAAGGTCTCTTCTTTCCGAAGGACTACCTCGTGCGGTACGCGGACATCTCCGACATCCGCGATGGGGAGATCATCCTCCTACACGGACGTGAGAGCCTCCGACGCCTCTCCGGCGACGAGAAGTACAGCACGACGAGCGGCCTGGGTGCGGACACGACGGCCGGCATGAGCACGGGCGCCACGAGTGGCCTGGGCCTGGGCGCGACGGACACCGGACTCCGGGCGGATGCGAGCACCACCCGCACCGAGCGCTCCTGGGAGGGTGGCGGCACGGACGAGGTCGCCATCCCGGTACACAAGGAGCAGCTGGACGTCACCAAGCGCGAGGTGCAGGCCGGTGAGGTGCGCATCCACAAGGAAGTGGTGGAGGAAGTGAAGACGGTGGACGTACCGGTGCGCCGCGAGCGCGTCCGCGTGGAACGCCGCGATGTCACCCCGGACCGGCCCGCGATGAACGCCTCGTTCCAGGACGAGACGGTGGTGGTGCCCGTGCGCGCAGAGGAGGTGGACATCCACAAGCGCCCGGTGGTGGACGAGGAAGTGGTCATCCACAAGGACGCCATCGAGGAGGAGCGCCGCGTGGCGGAGCCGCTGCGGCACGAGGAGGTGGACGTCCGCACGTCCGGGGAGACGGAGGACTCGCGCAAGCTGAACCTCGGTCCCGATGACGATCCGCTCCTGCGTCGGCGCTGA
- the ruvX gene encoding Holliday junction resolvase RuvX, giving the protein MRALGLDYGTKTIGVAVSDGLGLTAQTVTTIRRTSLKADLAALGGLVREYEAERFVVGLPLNMDGSEGPRAEATRKFVDALTQTLGLPVELWDERLSTVAAQRTLLEADLSRAKRREVIDQMAAQFILQGWLDARHPAHEAYDDDPET; this is encoded by the coding sequence ATGCGCGCCCTCGGCCTCGACTACGGAACCAAGACGATCGGTGTCGCCGTCTCGGATGGACTGGGCCTCACCGCCCAGACGGTCACCACCATCCGCCGGACCAGCCTCAAGGCGGACCTCGCCGCCCTGGGCGGCCTGGTGCGCGAGTACGAGGCCGAGCGCTTCGTCGTCGGGCTCCCCCTCAACATGGACGGCTCCGAGGGCCCTCGCGCCGAGGCCACCCGCAAGTTCGTGGACGCCCTCACCCAGACGCTCGGGCTGCCGGTGGAGCTGTGGGACGAGCGCCTGTCCACCGTGGCCGCCCAGCGCACCCTGCTCGAGGCGGACCTGTCGCGCGCGAAGCGCCGCGAGGTCATCGATCAGATGGCCGCCCAGTTCATCCTCCAGGGCTGGCTCGACGCCCGGCACCCGGCACACGAGGCCTACGATGACGACCCGGAGACGTGA
- a CDS encoding tetratricopeptide repeat protein gives MGRVIKYEGGLMDTATTEKLKAFVRGEMTWAEVEGMTFEEAKAIAQVGCDLAAAGRCEEARILFEGLVEGNPKDTASRAALGTVYQKLGRLQDAMREYSAALERDPRNPVALVNRGELYLRQGNRQGFTDIANAVEADPHGETSAGRRARALVKAIALAAVEKMKEAKAQA, from the coding sequence ATGGGACGCGTCATCAAGTACGAGGGAGGACTCATGGATACGGCGACGACGGAGAAGCTGAAGGCGTTCGTGCGAGGGGAGATGACCTGGGCGGAGGTGGAGGGGATGACCTTCGAGGAGGCGAAGGCGATCGCCCAGGTGGGGTGTGACCTGGCGGCGGCGGGGCGGTGCGAGGAGGCGCGCATCCTCTTCGAGGGCCTGGTGGAGGGGAACCCGAAGGACACGGCGAGCCGCGCGGCGCTGGGCACGGTGTACCAGAAGCTGGGGCGTCTGCAGGACGCCATGCGGGAGTACTCGGCGGCGCTGGAGAGGGATCCGCGCAACCCGGTGGCGCTGGTCAACCGCGGCGAGCTGTACCTGCGGCAGGGCAACCGGCAGGGCTTCACGGACATCGCCAACGCGGTGGAGGCGGACCCGCACGGGGAGACGTCGGCGGGCCGGCGGGCCAGGGCGCTGGTGAAGGCCATCGCGCTGGCGGCCGTGGAGAAGATGAAGGAGGCGAAGGCCCAGGCGTAG